A stretch of DNA from Papio anubis isolate 15944 unplaced genomic scaffold, Panubis1.0 scaffold1226, whole genome shotgun sequence:
TATGAAGCTTCGAGTTTCATAAGGAAGACAAACATATCATCCCATAAATACAGATGGACAAAGTGTTTAGTGCCCTGAGTGTGGATAACAGAGTGTGGATAACAGAGGTTCTCCTTTTCCTCCCATTTCCTTTTCAAGTCAAGCAAGGCTGTGGCAGCTTGTCTTTCTAAGAGAGCTCATGATGGATGCACTCACTCCTGATGCTCCTCTGTATCTCCCAGAGGAGGGTGAGTCTTCTTTCCTCCTGGAGGCCTCCTGCCTCTGTGCATTCTCGGGATTCCAGAGCAAAGGTGGCCTCTGATAGGCAAAAAGGAACTCCTGAATTTGTTACTAAATGACTTTCActcttctctattttgttccctATTTGACTTGCATCTTTTTCTCTATCTGAAGTTGTTttaggttagtttttttttttcttttcaacccaCAATTTTGACTGCCAACTTGGATTTAATCTTGAGAATCCCTCCTCTCCTTTACCCCCTCTAACATGTATAATTGACACAGAGCGGTGCTGGGTGTAAAGGGCTGCTCAAAAACGAGATCATGAGTAAGccctgctggtctcaaattcataCTATATAAGTCCCAGAACAAATAATTCACTCTTTTTGTGCTCCAATGCATGATCTTCCAAATGGGAATAATGCTCATTCTTACCTCCTAGGCTCTTCAGATAATTAAAATAGACAATACCTAATAAACTCTCTGTCAGCTGCTCTTATTCTCCCAGATTAGACCTAGTCCTCATTCTCCAGTTGAAATCTGCATGAATACCTCTCTTTATACTCCAAGCCCTATTTATCTCCTATTTCTCCTCATGAACTCCTCACATACAAATGTTTGCATCAACAAAGAAATGAACCAAAGATCTCCTGAAGGAGAGAATGAAATAGGTTTACATTGTGTATACCCAGCAGAACACTTAGTAGTCTCCCATACATATTTCCACACTTCAATTACCTGCTTCAGTGGCACTCAGACTTCACCCTCACTTAGTCTTTCCTCTGCTCCATTGCTGAGCAATTCAGCTCAGACCCACACCCTGCCCAAACATTGTGTACAAAAATGCTTCTAGGTGTTCAGTAAAGCCACATTGGGTCCTCACTTCAAAGGCACATCAGTGGTCAATTTCAGGTTTGGGGCACACATCAATAATTCTTTTTAACACAGATAGAACTGTCCACAAATAGAATTCTGATGAATGAAATTTTCTATATCTAATTAAATATGTGTGTTCTAATAACTTACattgtgctttcatttttattttccatttcaccaAAATCTACCATTACCATTAGGCTCctcatgcatgcattcattcattgaatgaatatttatgaagagCATAGTGTGCTGCTCAGGGAAATAGGCACTAGgactataaaacataaaatgtggtcATGTCTGCAATGACTGACACACTGAGTTATTTCTCACCCACGAGGCCCAGCCATTTTCACACTTATTCTAGTGAAGGTCACATTTTCCTCTGATTCATAATGCTTGGTCTTCTTTCCTGTCCATGGATGATCAGTCCTAGTCATGAGGGTGTCACAACCACCTCTTTGCATATTGAATTCCTCCACCTGAGAGAAAATGTCAGGCCCAGGATAGAGTAATTATCGGGTCCATAGCCCTGGCCACTTGAGTGGGAGTGTTTTGATCCTAATGTTATTCCCACGTCAGTACAGAACTTGTGTGGCAGTAGAGAGAGGTCAGGCTTCAGAGTCAACAAGAACTATATTCCGAACTGGATTTGAGGACCCCCACCTTTTGACAGGTGACTTACTCTCTGCAAGTCTCTGATCTCTCCTCTTTAAATGAGGAAGTAAATCCCACATGGCAGGGTGGTGGGGAGAATCAGAGATCATACAGCTGATGATCACATCTAGTTTCTGTTTCCAGGGTCACCAAACTAGGGTTTCTGAGCATGGATCCAACCATCCCAGCCTTGGACACAGAACTGACACCAATCAACCGAACTGAGGAGACTCCTTGCTACAAGCAGACCTTGAGCTTCATGGGGCTGACGTGCATCATTTCCCTTGTCGGACTGACAGGAAACGCGGTTGTGCTCTGGCTCCTGGGCTTCCGCATGCACAAGAACGCCTTCTCCATCTACATCCTCAACCTGTCCATGGCCGACTTCCTCTTCCTCAGTGGCCGCTTTATATATTCCCTGTTAAGCTTCATCAGTGTGCCCCAAACCATCTCTAAAATCCTCTATCCTGTGATGATGTTTTCCTACTTTGCAGGCCTGAGCTTTCTGAGCGCCATGAGCACCGAGCGCTGCCTGTCCGTCCTGTGGCCCATGTGGTACCGCTGCCGCCGCCCCACACACCTGTCAGTGGTCCTGTGTGTCCTGCTCTGGGTCGTGTCCCTGCTGCGGAGCATCCTGGAATGGATGTTCTGTGGCCTCCTGTTTAGTGGTGCGGATCCTGTTTTGTGTCAAACATCGGATTTCATCACAGTCGCgtggctgatttttttatgtgTGGCTCTCTGTGTGTCCAGCCTGGTCCTAGTGGTCAGGATTCTCTGTGGATCCCGGAAGATGCCGCTGACCAGGCTGTACGTGACCATCCTGCTCACAGTGCTGGTCTTCCTCCTCTGCGGCCTGCCCTTCGGCGTtcagtttttcctatttttatggATCCACGTGGATCGGAAAGTCTTATATTGTCATGTTCATCTAGTTTCTATGTTCCTGGCCACTCTTAACAGCAGTGCCAATCCCATCATTTACTTCTTCGTAGGCTCCTTTAGGCAGCGCCAAAATAGGCAGAACCTGAAGCTGGTTCTCCAGAGGGCTCTGCAGGACACGCCTGAGGTGGATGAAGGTGGAGGGCGGCTTCCTGAGGAAACCCTGGAGCTGTCCGGAAGCAGATCGGAGCAGTGAGGAAGAGTCTCTGCCCTGTCAGTCAGACGGGACTTTGAGACCAACACTGTCCTGCCACCCTTGACAATTATATGCGTTTTTCTTAGCCTTCTGCCTCAGATATGTCTCAGTGGTTCCTCACGGTCTTCGAATAGATGTTTATCTAACCTGACAGTTGCAGTTTTCACCCATGGAAAGCATTAGTCTGACAGTACAATGTTTAGAGTCTCCTTGATATTACCAACATATTTTCCCTGTTATCTTACACTGAATCCTTCCTACTGAACACTTTTTCTGCACTTTTCATTGTAATAAAAGGAGTTCCTGTCCAAAACCCTAAAACACTCCTTATGCTTGTTTCCTACCTGATAGTATCAAAAAGGAAGATGCCTTCTTAATCTCTCAGACTGTGTTCCCCTGAAAACCATGTTCCCTTCTATGACTGGAGGCATTACTGCAGTTGGAAGCTTGATTCTGAATAAGTGAGTTCTGCTATCTCTACATTCCATTGAATTCTTAGATACAGAGCAAAATAATGTCCTTAGAGATATTCTCTCTTCATAAAAACACTCTCACCAATTGGTTTTACGAAAAGTCCTCTCCTGTCATTTGTCCACAGCATGGTGACACGTTGGCCTTGGTTTCTAGTAAACACAATCATGGCCacttccccctgagaactggtaAGTGCTTATTTGGCTCTTCCTGGACTAATGGACCAGTGAGGAGCCCATAAATATGCCCCAGCTCCATTTTGGCCTTTGGAAACCTCAATATTGGTTTCAAAGTGGAAATTGTCTTGAAAACCATTTATTATTTGCTTACAGACTGTTTCAGTTGTAGAAGAATTCTTCATACTTCCAGGTTTTGTACAAATTGTTCTGGCCGTAACTTTCAGTTAGTTAAATGGCCATTAACATGAGCGGCAAGACTGATAACATCTGACCTTTCCATGCTAATGTCAGTTGTGGTATCTTGATAATAACTTACAGTTGGTACAGAATTCTGATACATGCTtgacatagatgaacctggaaacATTGTGCTAAGGAAAATAAGCCAGATACCAAAGAACAATATTGTAAGTTCAAATTCTACCAGGTATCCAAACTAGGAAATTCGTGAACCCAGAAATTAAATTAGGAGAATCCTGGTGCTGGATGACGGAGAGAATATGTAGCCATTATTAAATGAACACAGGATTTCTGTGTGGAATAATGAAAAGTTCTTAAAAGGGACAGTGGTAACAGTTACAACTTATTGTGAATATACTTACTGACACtgattgtacacttaaaatggttaaagttataaaatgtatgttatgtaaattttaccacaattaaaaacagTTAATTATAGAAATGGGATCAGTACAAAATTCAGGACTGTTCTCCACCAGTGGTTATCCCTTCCACAGATAAGCAGACAGAAGAGATTATCAAGAGAAAATGTGACATCACAGCAATTAACCCTCACTGAGGGGAGCTGACAAGTGCAATTTGAGTATGCAGGAGACTGTAAAAAGTAGCTAGGAAAGCAATAAAGAGGTATATAGTTTTCAATTGGTCCAACAAAATTTATTGGTGGATCTTATCACACTGTTCACAATGTTGAATTCAGGTCCCCTGAGTCCAGATCCATTGGCCTTCCAGGCCCAGCACTCTGCTGATGCTGAATCCTTTCTGTCCACCCTCAATTTTCAAATGCTGTAGTAGGACATGGCTGTAGGCAAGGGTTTTCTACAGGTCGGAGGAAGCAGGAAGCCAGTGTTTGCAGCCAATGCTCCATGCCAAGAGCTTTGATTTGATGTCTTTAGTTCAGACCGAGGGTTATTGGGAGAGTCCAATCAGGGAGTCTGTGATATCAATTGTACAGTGTTGGCTAAAGATGTTGTCTCTCATGAGGAATTCTGTAGAGAATTTTCACCTGGCAATTGAATCAAACAGTGTTGGTCCTCACCTGGGAAACTGCTTATCTTGCTGTCagtgacatttcttttctttcgaTGGAAGAAAACTTCACCTTCGGGAAGGCTTAAATTCTATCGCTGAAGCCCATTCTAAAGTCGCCTGACCTCACACATTGCACTACTACAGCACTTATAACAGTGTGTTGAATTATTTGTCCTCACCTCGTTCTCTTCTACTGCACCCTCAGTTCTTTAAAAGCAGAGAGCATGTCTTTGAATTTCTAGTGCAACAGATTAGGTGTGGAATTTAGAagatgcttggtaaatatttttctcaagcaGCTCACACCTGAAAATCACAGGGTTGTCCAGCATCTTGCAGAGGCTGGCTCAGTCACCAAGTCTCACTGGAACTCCTATAGGCACCTTCCACTTAACAGAGTGTCCTCAGCAGTTGGTCGTTCTGAGAACAGCTGTTGCCTTTTATTGCAGGTCTGCTCACTGCCTCTGGGAAGAAGAATGGAGGGGATCTGGGAGTCTGCTCATGAGCTGCCTTCTTTCCAAAGTCAATATCATTCCCTCTCAGGTACATATCAAGGAAGAGCATGCAGGACATCCAGGAGTGTTCTccagaaagtaagaaatgatATGAAAATCTCCCATGGCACCTTTTGGGAGCTGCCATTCATGACTATATTTTAGGCatgaattcaacaaacattgaatCGTAATtcatcaggcactgtgctaattcTACATGAAAGCAAACACCTTTCAAATAAGCCTCTCACTAATACATTCTATGTCTACAACCAATCCTTTCACcttcatgaaaaaaatgtattgattgaTTCCGAGCAAATGCTGAGTCTTCAGGGCAATTCACTGATGCTCTAGTACACCTGGGCTCCAGGACACTGAGTCATCAGCTTCACAAGAATCAGTTGGATCTGTTTCTTGTCCTGCTTTTGCCAATTAGGTTTGTCAATATAATTTCCTAATTTACCAAAATACAGCACAAGTTAATGAAACAAGAGTATGAAAGAAGAATTGTGGTTTCCATAAAACTAATGTGAATGCTTAAATGGACAATAAAAGCAGGTTCCAAAATTATTGTTTAGTAGCTGTGAGTCTTCCAACTCTATaagattaaacaaaaatgaaaaatattgaacAACATTTTTAGACAGAATGCTATGCATCTGATGCTAAAGTCTACACTTAAACTAATCCAAACTGCAAATCACAGAGAATGATTGATAGATATGCTTTCAGCAAGACAGAGTAGAATTCTATTTGCTGAAACCTACACAAAGGAATGTTCTTTAGTCTATTTCTATTATACTGAACAAATTAtaggtaaaaatgaaatattcatgttacaaatgtatcattttttataaatACTGATTAACAGACATTTCCAATTAACCTATCCACTTCTATTCCTGAATATATTATGACTGGGCTTTTCATAGCAATATCTCCCACTTATTCTACCATTTATTGTTTAAATACATACTGAGCATCTTCTACTCTCTGGCTTGCATGCCAGATGCTTGGGAGtcaaagcaaacacacacacattcatagaGCACACAACATGTGAAGGAAGGATACTAGTGCAGGAAAGACAGCCTCC
This window harbors:
- the LOC101012558 gene encoding mas-related G-protein coupled receptor member X1; protein product: MDPTIPALDTELTPINRTEETPCYKQTLSFMGLTCIISLVGLTGNAVVLWLLGFRMHKNAFSIYILNLSMADFLFLSGRFIYSLLSFISVPQTISKILYPVMMFSYFAGLSFLSAMSTERCLSVLWPMWYRCRRPTHLSVVLCVLLWVVSLLRSILEWMFCGLLFSGADPVLCQTSDFITVAWLIFLCVALCVSSLVLVVRILCGSRKMPLTRLYVTILLTVLVFLLCGLPFGVQFFLFLWIHVDRKVLYCHVHLVSMFLATLNSSANPIIYFFVGSFRQRQNRQNLKLVLQRALQDTPEVDEGGGRLPEETLELSGSRSEQ